AGCGCATAGTGCAGACGCCCGATGATTTGGTTCTGAGCACCACTATCAAAATAAATGAGAACGTTCCTGCATATCGCCAGGTTGCAATGTGAAATGGGTGCGTCGCTGACGAGGTTGCTGCGGCCAAAGATGACCATGCGTCGAATGTCCCGGCTGATCTTCAGCACAGAGTCTCCCTGGAAATATTTGTCGCGCAACTCCGGGTGGAGGCGGCGCAGGCGGTCGGCGCTGTATTCACCACGTCGCGCGACACTCAGTGCGTGCTCATCAATGTCAGTGGCGTAAATCTTGACATCGAAGTCGCTGAAGCTTGGGCCCAGGAACTCCGCCATAAGAATTGCCAGCGAATACGCTTCTTCGCCGGATGCGGTCCCGGCACTCCAGACCCTGAACGAATCTCCCGGCCTGATCCCCTTCAGCACCAGCGGAAGCACGTCCGAGCGCAGGCAACTCCATGCTTGCGGATCGCGAAAAAACTCTGTGACGTTGATGAGGACAGTATCGAGTAATTCATTCACTTCGCGAGGGTCTTCGCGAAGCCGCTCAAGATACTCCGAGTAGGTATTGATGTTGACCGCGAACATGCGCTTCCGCAGGCGGCGCTCGAGCGTGCTCTGCTTATACCCGCGAAGGTTCAGGCCGCGATTTTCGGAGAGCGAATTCACAAGTTGCTGCAACGAAAGATCGTTACCCATGTTGATGACCACAATCCCCCGTCGCTCATCGACTGGGCGGCACCCATTGCCGGAGCGCAGGGCAGAAGGCGATAGCAGGAACTACACCAGCCGGCGCTGCCGCCTGGTGCGGAGTTCCTGGGCATCGTTATAGTGACGTGTCAGCCGTTCAGCGACGGCGTGAACGCGTTGGGTATTTTCAACCATGGCGTGCACCAGTTTGCGCATGCGCTGGAACTCGTTCGCAAACTGCGACTCACTATTTCGACGCGTAGATTGTTTCTGCAGCCACTTGTCAACTTCCGCAGGCATCGCGAACACGATTCGGCGGTCGCCATTTTCAGGGCGTCGCACCGGAAGTCCAAGTTCGCGCTCCCAACGCTGGACCGTGCGCACGCCTTTTCCGAGGTAGGAGGCAATCTCTTTCCAGGAGCTCAGTACCGTTTGCATTGCCAGTCTCGATGATTCCGATCCGTTCTGCCGTTCCGTAAACCGGCGAACGGAGGACAAGCAGTGACCCAGAAACTGCGGCAGAAGCGCGGGTGTCCCCGAGCTTCTTTTCTGGCGAGTCTAAGCTCGCGACTACAGGTTCACTGATGCGGCGTTGAACTCTCCGAGATGCCGCACAATACGGCACCGATTAGCTGTTTTGAACGAGAGTTGGTGGAACCAACTAAAGAAAGTGGGCCAGATGCGACTGCATCAGGCCCACTTTCTGCATGGCACCTTAATACTGCTTCAATAGGTTAGAAGTTGTGGACCCAGCGGTGTGTGCGAAGTTTCTGGAGTACCTCGGATGGCAGCGGGCCGGCGTCGGACGCCGCCGTGTTTGCGGCCACGTGTGCGGGGTTCCGCATGCCAGGGATCACCGTCGAGACCGCTGGGTCGGAAAGGCAGAACCTCAATGCGAGCTCCGGCAGGTTCGCCATTGGCATAGACGTGTCCTTCGCAATGCGCTGCACACGATCCCAGACTTCCTGTTTTCTGCCTGCGAAGTACCGCTCTCGAAAGTCGCCGTCAGGAAACGTCGTTTCAGGCCCAATCTTGCCCGTGAGGCCGCCCTCATCAAACGGCACGCGAGCGATCACGCCGATGTCATGTTTACGGCAATAAGGGAAGAGTTCGTCTTCGGGTGACTGATCGAAGATGTTGTAAATAACCTGTACGACTTCCACCAGGCCAGTGTCGAGGACCTTCAGCGAATTCGCCGGTTGGTGGTCGTTGATCGAGATGCCGATCGCCCTCGCCTTACCGGAGGCGCG
This DNA window, taken from Clostridia bacterium, encodes the following:
- a CDS encoding aldo/keto reductase, yielding MQYRRLGRTGLNVSEIGYGAWGIGKAMWVGAEDEESIRSLKAARDAGVNFFDTALAYGAGHSEKLIARAFGKPPDVLIASKVPPKNQVWPVPPGTPLREAFPKDYVLACLDQTLTNLGRDYVDLYQFHVWTDEWATQDEWLDTARQIRASGKARAIGISINDHQPANSLKVLDTGLVEVVQVIYNIFDQSPEDELFPYCRKHDIGVIARVPFDEGGLTGKIGPETTFPDGDFRERYFAGRKQEVWDRVQRIAKDTSMPMANLPELALRFCLSDPAVSTVIPGMRNPAHVAANTAASDAGPLPSEVLQKLRTHRWVHNF